From Punica granatum isolate Tunisia-2019 chromosome 1, ASM765513v2, whole genome shotgun sequence:
tgtctgtctgtctatGGGGTTTTGGttttctattattatatatggacCGTCTGTCATATACTTTTGGCTTTCACTAAAGGGGTGGGGGGTGTATGTTTGTGGAGATATCATGAGGTATTAATCATCATAGtctctttttttggataaagATTTCCACAAAGCGGCCTTCCATCTCCTCACGAGCTTCTCATTTCCCAGCTTTAACTAATTAACAATTCaactttataatataaatcacGCGGTACAATGCAGATGACAATAGTGTTATCAATGGATGAATAAGTTTACTGAAAAATAATGTAGTCGGGATAAGTCGACGTTCGAACGGCGATTATTACAAACTAGTTGAGAAGACGCCATACTCTAATATATGCTTTGAAGAATTACCTACCACTCTCGTACTATGTAAAACATACTGATATTGTAGTGAGTAGTGTATATCTTCAACGGAAAATCATAACATAATTATATACACGCGATAATTGTATCTATTTGAGCCATTGACAATATCTCTCAATAGTAATACCCTTTTGATCGGCATTCAATTAAGCAGAATCTTTGGCATTTGAATTGGGGGAAACAGAGAGAACAAAGATAGAAAACAAGGACGAAAAGGAAGAAGGAATCCAGCTGAGAGCGAGGGCAAATCACACAACGTCATATAGCTCCTAGCTGAGGGACGGCTATCCAAACTACACTATACCCAGAAATCTACCTTTCAGCAATGAAACATTATAGGTTGTCATCTACAGAACTCTAGCACGAATGGAGGTGGACCGCACCGAGAATCGAGATATGGTTTTCGTGTCATTCCAGCAGGACTTTATAATGGAGGACTCCACCGGCACTAGAGGATCAATCAATATATACCGATGAAAGTTAGATCATCGGTATTTCAGGCTTCAACATTAGTTTGGATATTGGAGAACTGCTGTGACTTGCAGCTTCGATCGAGTTTAGCCTCGAACTTCTGTTGGTGCGAGtgtttataaattataaagcTCCACTTTGCTTATGTCCGGACGTCTTGTCTAGAGTCATACTAGTTAACGATATATATGCAGTGGTGCAATGAAGTGCAGAGCGTGCAACAGGATGCAGTAGACAGACTAGAACATGTTTGCAGAAAAATACGGTCCCGCCATAATCACGAGCTAGGAACATATCGATTGTGTTTCGTGACAAGTTAATCAACACTTGTGAATCGATATTGATGATTAAAGATCACTGAAGAACGCTTTCGCCGCGCATGGAGTTAATGACGGGTCTCCGGTGGCCAGCCGGACATGATGTGCAGGAAGAGTTTGCACTTATTGGTAAGCAGCAAATGAAAGCTAGCTGTTGACCAATTTAGCGTGCGGTTCTTTTGGGTCGGTAATGGAAaagacatacatatatgtttatgTATGATCGTGAAATATTTATGAAGTGGGCTTTTCAAGATTAATACTTTCTCGACCAGAAACGATGAAAACATTCTTTCTGTTGTTTCCTCCAAGGCAAAGTGGACCATTCGTTTTACTCCCccccaataataataaaagtgGACCATTTTTGTCGATATTACCTTTATATAATTACTATTTTCCACacactttttttaaaaatcttttttatctatatatattataattatcaccgaataactaaaaaaaattttctttaccGACCTACGTTATTTCAAACAAGTTGGTGCTTATTTTCTCTAAATAAAATCTCGAATTCAAGAATACCGAATGGAGGAAATCAGTCATTGAAAaagttttatctcttaatcAATCGATCTGGATCGAACTAGATAATTGGAGCTTGTTAGGCTAAtaagatgaaaaagaaaaaatcttgAACCGGTTAATTAGAGTCGATTAGGCTTTCGAATAAtaagatattaaaaaaaaaaacttttatctGCTATGCTCTTCTGGTAATAAAACGTACATGGTCGCAGCGGCAGTCAAAGCATAAGCACTACGGCCTTCCTTTTTCAAGCATATATATTGGGCCATCTTCTTGGATTCGGTCCGCATCTCTCTCTTACTTAGAAACAAACATAGGCCCATAAATATCTAATCCTCATTCATATACAGTCTAATTCTTGTTTTTGAGTCGTGTCAAATACAATAAGAATTTCGATGCTGAATAAAAGTTGTTCTCATGGATATCACGATGACCTTTTCTTCTTCGCGTTTCAAGCATTTCAAAGAATTCGTGCCCATCTAGATTTCTCTATCGGAGGTGTTCCGAAATCTTGATATTGACAACTTCTGTCATTGTTGTTGATCCTTAAATTATCGAAGAAAGTAAGAAAAACAAGTAGTTGTTGATCCTCCAATCTACCCGTAGAGGGCACTGGTTAACCATATTTCTACCTCATAGATCGGTAGTTTATGTCATACAAAGGGACATGACGGAATAAGTAAAAGAAATATCATGCTCTGATGGAAACAGAGGGAGAAGAGAGGACAGTGTTTCAAAAGAATATTTGGTTCTATAGCTTCTGTTCATAAATATGGTATCATGTCTCTTAATGAACTAATAATCACCATAAGCTCATCCAATCCAATGCAATCTTGAAACTTCAAACACATGAAGTAGCAAAACCACGGCAATGTCGTAACAACTGACAGGCCAAACACCTTACAACATGGTATCAGCAATCAACAGGTAACAGCTCGGCATCCTTTTCCTCGACTTGGAACTCAAGAGAGACTAGAATACTTCACCAAAATTTGGCTCCTGCTCCAAACAGTATTACCGGACTCACTGGCAGAGCTGCTCCACAGCGGTCACAATCTGAGCAGGCTGGACTACAGTCCAGTTCTCCAGTGTCCCTGCATATGGTGTGGGGACGTCCTGGGAGGACAAGCAGACAATTGGGGCGTCCAAGTAATCGTGGAAGTTCTCAGTGATGGCAGCGGTCAAGCTAGCTCCAATCCCACCGGTTCTCATGCACTCCTCCACAATCAAGACACGGTGGGTCTTCTTCACGGAGTTCCCAATTGTGTGGAGATCAAATGGCTTGAGTGACCTGATGTCGATCACCTCTGGATCGTACCCCTTGTTCACCAGGGTCTTTGCCGCCTGCATCACATGGTACCTATTTCAGCAGAGAGACACAAGAAGTCAGAGATTTCCCTGGAGTGAATAAGTCAGCGAAAGCCAATAAACCTGACAGATGAGGTTTCTAATTCCACCTCAATATAAGAATTTGATTTGTATTTTCGGACCAAAATAGTGTTAATGACAAGTTAAACATTTTAAAAGGCTTTCTCCCTATAGCATTGCATTGGTACCTACCGCATCCGGGAATAGGTGAGGATAGTGACGTGCTCCCCTGGCCTCACCATCTCAGCCTCCTCGAGGTTTAGCACATACTCCTCATCAGGAATCCTCTCCTTAAGGTTGTAGAGGAGAACATGCTCGAACAGAATGACTGGGTTCTCGCTCCTAATGGCAGCCTTCATCAGACCTTTAGCGTTATAGGGAGTTGAGCAAGCGACCATCTGAATCCCCGGGATTGACTGGAAGTACGACTCGAGCCGCTGGGAGTGCTCCGCTCCGAGCTGCCTGCCCACACCACCGGGCCCGCGGATCACAATTGGGATCTTGAACTGGCCACCAGATGTGTAGTGAAGCATCCCACAATTGTTGGAGATCTGGTTGAAAGCAAGCAGGAGGAAGCCCATGTTCATGCCCTCGACCACAGGCCTCAGGCCCGTCATGGCAGCCCCAATGCCCATGCCTGTGAACGAGTTCTCAGCGATTGGGGTGTCCAGGACCCGCAGGTCTCCGTACTTGTTGGCCAGATCTTTGGTGACCTTGTAAGATCCTCCATAATGGCCCACATCTTCCCCCATCACGCAGACTGTAGGGTCTCGGTCCATTTCTTCCTCCAGGCCTTCTCTTAGGGCTTCAAAGAGCAGGAGTTCATGACTATAGGAACAATTATGCACCATTATCAGTATTGGCAGTTAAGGTAAATTTGTCGAAACTTTTGAAAAACCAAGGAAGTCAGCTAAGCAATGCCAACTAGAATGACCCCAGATATGCTTCAACTTTCAGGAACAGGACATGCGCTACATAAAATGAAAGATTGTAAGAGAATCCGAAACATTGTGAAAAACAAAACTGACTGCACTTCTTTTCACATTATTCACCTATCACAAATTTGGGGTTATATGTGAACCGCAAATTGATACTACCAGCTGATAGTATGGCAAACTAATTTTCTTTCCAGCAAATGCACCAATCTAAAGCATAGCTAAGTGAGCTCAACCTGCCATATCCATTCCTATGATACAGTTAGCAAGAGGAGCTTCCTACTGCAGATCTCCAACTAAAGCTTATATATTGTTCACAAAACTATAATCGCAGCACAACAGAGGAAAGGAGCTATCAATGAACAGAACTAATGCAGgagaaagaataataataattctaagCTTAggagtaaatatatattgggTTAAATAGCAAGGACTTTTGGTGAAACCCTTAATGATGTAGTAAATCATGGACAGACATCTGAATGTTACACAGACACATATTAGACACAACACTTGGACGTACATTGCAAAAGGAAGTTGTATGTTGAGATGCGACATATTTTCACTATGAAAAAAGTCTGCCTTTTTATATGAAGAGACCATCGATCTATACTATACTAATGCTTGAAACCTCCCAGATCAAACTTTCGTTATGCATAATTCCACCAGTTCATTATACATGTGAATACTAATGCTATAATGGAAGACCAACATCAGCAAATAAACTTAGAGAAAGTAATCTCATTCCAGCTATTCGTGTATAATCATTGCAACAAAGCACCTTACTTTGAACAATTAAGCCTCTTTCCAGACTAAAGCTACCAGGGCATAAAGCTCGGAAGATGCAACTTAGAGAATGATGGATGGACAGACAAAAAGAAACTGATAGGGCTAAAATACATAAGAGAGAACATCAGAAAATGACGTACCCGGACTTAGATGCTGTTGAGGCAGCAGCCTGATCGGCCTTCGTCTGCAATGACagtgaaacaaaaaaatatttactagCTTTTTCTTGATAACAAATCAACTCCACGAAAGGAGAGATATACACAACTTAGACAGGAGCAACATCAGCTCCTCCAGGTGAAAAGAACTAGAAAGTCCGCAATTAGGAACTTTACGAATAAAGTACTAAAATTTGTGCCGGTTTTACTGTCCATTCAACAAGGAAAGATAACTTACAGCAACTGCATTGGCGATGAATTGCTGTGACCGACGAGCAGGCATCGAACTGGAAACAATACGCCCATCTGATCTCACCACGAGGAAGTTAGTCTTTCTCCCTGCACCATTTGAAACCACTTAAATGGTATATCCAGTTtaagacaagatcaaaacttgaAGGAGCTGTGTCAACGGAATATCAAACTCATGATTCCTCAAATGAGACAATAATCCCTATGCTACCCCCCTTTTGGTATTACCAGAAGAACTTCCAAAATCAAAGAGCTCTGCATTAAACGTTAATCCCATGCAAGCGAAAGCATTACATCTGTCCCCTTCTGGTTCATTGAAACAAATCGATAGAGAGGAAGAAAGGAATAACACTAATGCGACTAACCTGAGAGAGATCTGCGGGAGAGGAGGTGGAGTCTCTTGGAATCGAAGGAACCGGAGAGGGAAAGAGCCGTGGCGGCTCCCAATCCTTGAAAAGTTGCAGCCATTGGAGCTGGTAAATCAAGAAACCAAGGATGCAGAACACCCCTTTTgagagaagaagagattaCTGGGTGGGAAATGAACGGAAGAATTGGGTGAACGGGTTCGATTTATACGAAGAAGACGGAGATGGGTGGCGGAGAAACTGAGGAAAATGGTGTCTTTCCGCTTAATtgcacccaaaaaaaaaaggaaataatgcgccaaaaaaaaatcccttttttttttttttttcttttttcccctctctTCGGCCCTTCTTCCTTCCTCAGGTGACTTACTGGCTTGCGTTCCTCTCCAAGTGAGCGGCGATTTATTATAGACAGACGGAAGCAGAACATAGTATGTGTCGCCCCCGACTGTGTGTTACCTGTCGGATCTTGATCACCTGCGCTGCAGTGTACGGGGAGAGCGAGTGAGAGTCGGCCACGAGGCCCCACTTGGAGGGCAACATggttatttgagcttgctagTGGGCCAGCGTATTTGTGATTGGTTGGACTTTGAGAGTTTTTGACCACGTGGCGCGGTGGTCGTCCTAACGGATGAGAACTGCTGCCGCGTCTGGTGAGAAATTGGGCTTGGGCCTAACAGAGCCCACGGTGATGGACCCATTAGCTCTTCACCCGATAAACACATGAGAAATGGAAGCCATACGAGCCCCCCAATACTTTTTCGCCAGTTATTTTTCGGGACCCTTTTTATCCCTTTAATATGGTTTGGACTGCAGCTTGTCGCAAAAATTTGCGACTATTACAATTCATGCTAGAAACCGTTTCGTGCTCACCCCTAGCTATGAGGAGGGGCTCATGGGGGTGGCAAAATTGGGCCCAACTCAAAAGACCGAGCAATGGGCTGAGTGGGCTACGCCCGATTCATTTGGGCCGCCCTGATAGCtcgatgatttttttttaaagaagccaaataatgaaaattgaaaaaatgaagatGAAATTGAAACCCGAAATCTTAACTTTAACCCGATCTTTTTCTAACCTCCTCTCCGGTCTTATCACTCCCATGTGATGCTTGTTGTTTGCCTCTTCCCTTCTCATCTTCGACTCGTCCTATCGCgtttataaattaaagcatTATTTGATAAGGCATTAATTTTAGATGAATTTATTTTCGTATTAATTCGATATTGATAACATCAGACATGTCGATCCAAGAGTGATGCAATGCTGAGTTAAGAGTCAGCCAAATGGACACCGGGCTATTCGACTCATTGGGCCATCGGGTTGGGCCGAGCGGCCCCATAAGAGATGTGGGCTAGGCCAAGCCAAGATTTCGCGACCCACACAGTTAATGGACTGAGTTGACTCGAGTTGGCCTGATTTGCTACCCTCTACTCTAGCCCTTGTAGCTGTGGGGCCCATCAAACCCTGGCCTAGAGGAGGGGCTTGACTCTTCCCTTGAATTGTGAGGGGCTTGTTGAGACCCTCGACAAACAAGCCCTTGGCCTAAGGATCCATCCCTTAGCTTGGGGGAAGGGCTTGTTGGGCCCATTGATGTGTGAAGGACTCCTTGAGCCACTAGCTTAAAGGAAGGGCTCATCGGGCCCTTCTCGTGAAGTGAGGGTCTTGTCGAAAAGCCCCTTGACATTGAGGGGCTCATCGATCCTCTCAAGTTTGAGGGGCTTAACAAGGTTGTGCCGTCACAGGCCCCACTTGGTGGGCAAGGGCTCATGGGCCTCTATAGGGCCTATTTTCATGGACTTTGGACCGAAGGCTTTCTTGAGCGTTTCCCTTGTTTGGTTGATGTGTAGATCCGATCTGACTCAATAATAAGCTGACTTACCATGTTGAAATTAATCTCGTTATAGTAACATATTACCTCATTGTGAAGTGCTTTTAATGGGTCCATTAAGTCTCATTCGATTAATGAACATGGACTATAGAACACATGGGTGATGGAAGCCATACAAGCCCACAAATACCTTTACGTGCCCACCCTAGCTAAGAAGAGGGGCTCTATCCTGGGGGTAGCAAAATTTGGCCGGACTAGATAAGAACAGGTATGGGCCAAATAGGCCGCACTTGATGAGACCAGCCCACACAATCAACAGGCTGAGCCCAGCTGGCCTAGCACGATAAAGAAATCAATTCGGCCTGATTTGCCACCCCTTATTCTACCTCTTGTGGTTGTAGGGGCCATCAAACCTTGGCTTAAAGGAAGGGCTCGACCCTTCCCTTGAGGTGTGAAGGCCTCATCGAGACCCTCGATGCGAAGGGCCTTGTTAAGCCCCTGGCCTAAGGATCTGGCCTTAGCTTGAGGGAGGGACTTTTCGGACCCCTTGATGCACGAAGGACTCCTTGAGCCCTTAGCCTAAGGGAGGAGCTCATCAAACCTTTATTATGAGGTGAGGGTCTCGTCGAGGAGCCCCTTGATGTTAAGGGGCTCGACAAGGTCGTGCCTTCATCGAGGACCTATCGGGCCCCACTCAGTGGACATGGACTCATGGACTTCTATGGGGACCTATTTTCATGAACCTTGCGCCGAAGGCCTCTTCGAACATTTCTCATGTTTGGTTAACGGATGGATCTTGTCCAACTTGATAATAAGCTTATTTATCATGTTAAAATTAATCATGTTCTAGTAACAAATTACCTCATTGTGAAGTGCTTTTAATGGGTCCATAAAATCTCACTTGATTAATGGACTTGGATTATAAACCACATAAGAAATTGAAGCCATACGAGCCTACTAATACCTTTTTGTGCCTATCCCTGGCTAGATGAGGGGCTCTAGCCTAGGGTTAGTAAAATTTGGCTCGACTAGATAAGACCAGGCATGGACCGAGTGGACCACACCCAATAAGATAGGGGCTATTCAACTTATTAGGTTGTCGGGTCGGGCCGAGCAGCCCCATAGGAGTAGTAGGCTGGGTTGAGCCAGGGTTTCATAGCCTGCATAATCAACTGGTCAAGACGACCTAGCCCAGCACGATAAAGAAACATGTTCGGCCTGATTTGCCACCCCTACTTTAGCCCTCGTGGTTGTGGGGTCCATCAAAACTTGGCCTAGAGGAAGGGCTCGTCAAGATCCTCGACGCTAAGAGATTTGTTAAGCACCTGCCCCAAGGTATCCAACCCCTAGACCGAGGGAGGGGCTTGTCGGGCCCTTCGACCCATGAGGGGCTCTTTGAGCCCTTAGCCTAGGGACGAGGCTCGTGGGGTGAGGGTTTGAGGGGCTCATTGAGCCTCTCTAGTTTGAGGGACTTGATAAGGTCATGCCTTCATTAGGGGCCTCTCATGCCCCAATCGATGACCATGGACTCATGGGCTTCTATAAAGCTCATTTTCGTGGACCTTGAGTCGGAGGCCTTCTCGAGCACTGCTCATGCTTGGTGAGGTGAGGAAtccatttaattcaataaaaaGCTGATTTATCAAGTTGAAATTTATCTCGCTTTAGTAATAAATTACCCCTTCGCGAAGTGCCTTTAATGGCTCCATTAAGTCCTACTCCAGTAATGGGCATAGACGAAAGAACACAAGAGACATGGTGGTCGTAGATATGCCACGTGATCCCTTTTTTTTGTGATCACTTGACCTGCGAGGATTGGAAGAGGATATTCGGGTTCATTGTTtgagctgctgctgcttcggCTTCTTCAGAAAGAAGATGGAATTGCTCTACCTGTTATGCTCCATTGTTTCCACATTCTTCACCTCCCTCGCCCTCTCCCTTCTCCTCCCCCTTCACGCCCTCCTCCGCCGTTGGTCCAGCTCAACCGCCGCCTCTGACACCACGGAATCAATCGCTCTGTACGAAGGCACGGTCTGGCACGAGCGCCGCCGTCCCATCCGCCACTCTTTCCGGTACTCGGTGCGGTACGCTCTCGTTGACCTCGACCGCGCGCCACATTCCCCTCCGGGCCACCTCTCCGTCGACGAAGCTCGCGAATCCGCCGGCACCAACGGACCCGTGTGAGCAAATCTACTCTTCTGTATCACAACCTTTCTTCGATTTTCCAGCTGCACTTTCCTATGGCGGTTGGAGTTTTCATTTCTGATTGGAGTTGAAACGCCTTCTACAGCTCAAATTTCGTCACCCGATAGCGTTTAGTGTTGTACTCAGACAAGCTATTGACTTTTCTTATGATCATCGCGAAAGTTGGAAGCTTGAATAGTTCAAATTTAAGTGGAAATTGGCATTGCGGGATGCGATTGAAACCTTGTTAAATATCAAGTATATGCCTACAATGAATTAGATATTCTGCAAGATTCCGGTGGAGATTGGAGACAATGTCTGAGGTCTACCATTTCCTCATGTTCTATATACCTCTAGCTCAGATAGGTCACTGTTGGTATTACCGGATTATGAGTCATTTCCTCCCGCTGGAAATGTTACTTGGATTGGTGTAATTCATATCTTGATGAATTTTGCTCTCTGGTAAGTTGTAATCTTCTAGCATTCCATTTTGATGTCTTCAGGGCATTTAGATCATTAAACTTCTTTCTTTGGTAATTTTGTCATCATCTAATTGTTTTCAAATGGGTCCATTCAATGATGCAAAATATCACAGTGTGATAAAAGAATCAATTAAAAAGATCCTATAATTCAAATTACGAAATATATCGGCCCTTTAGGAAAGATTTTGGATTTGCTCATAACGACCAAATTATATCTGGTCTTGTTTCTTTAATGAGTGAATGAGAAAGTTCCTTTTTTTAGTTTTCCTAATTATAGTTATCTGAAGAATGGATCTCAGAATAATGATTCCCACTATGATTGTTACATGAATGATACTAAATATAGTTGGAATAATCACATTAATTGTTGCATTGACTCATTCGagtatttctttcttttttctttttttttgggggctATTTTGACAGTTTACTCTTGACAATACCTCCTAGTGTTGGATACGAACAAAATCCATTGAGCTTGTACTATTGCTATGAGCGTAGCAGCTCTGGTCAAGATTTGCAGAAGTGCATTGCAGAGGTTTGTTGCCTTCATCTTTCATCCGTAAAGGTTTCTGTTACAGGGTTGTAAATTCTTAATCTTACCGAGAATCTTGATTGAACATGGCATATGATTTGTCTGTGCTTTCTGTCCAGATTCATCTTGATTTTGTCGAGAGTTAGCACCTAACTATGTTTCTGTCTGAGCTGTGCTTCTTCTTGTGTCTAGGTCACTAACACACCATGGGGTGAGCGAGTGACATTTGTTTTCGACCCTAACTCTGATCTTGTTGCGAAACCATTACATGTCAGCCCTTTCATGGTATGTGACCGAGTTGATCTGCTATGCATTGCTTTTTTATATCTTTGTCCTTTGTAATGTCCTTTAATAGTTATAAGTACTTTAGTTTTTTAACATGGTTGAGTATGATTGTAGGATATGCTAGGGAATTGGAGTATCAAAGCAAATGCTCCTG
This genomic window contains:
- the LOC116191437 gene encoding pyruvate dehydrogenase E1 component subunit beta-3, chloroplastic, with product MAATFQGLGAATALSLSGSFDSKRLHLLSRRSLSGRKTNFLVVRSDGRIVSSSMPARRSQQFIANAVATKADQAAASTASKSGHELLLFEALREGLEEEMDRDPTVCVMGEDVGHYGGSYKVTKDLANKYGDLRVLDTPIAENSFTGMGIGAAMTGLRPVVEGMNMGFLLLAFNQISNNCGMLHYTSGGQFKIPIVIRGPGGVGRQLGAEHSQRLESYFQSIPGIQMVACSTPYNAKGLMKAAIRSENPVILFEHVLLYNLKERIPDEEYVLNLEEAEMVRPGEHVTILTYSRMRYHVMQAAKTLVNKGYDPEVIDIRSLKPFDLHTIGNSVKKTHRVLIVEECMRTGGIGASLTAAITENFHDYLDAPIVCLSSQDVPTPYAGTLENWTVVQPAQIVTAVEQLCQ
- the LOC116192273 gene encoding uncharacterized protein LOC116192273 isoform X1, whose amino-acid sequence is MELLYLLCSIVSTFFTSLALSLLLPLHALLRRWSSSTAASDTTESIALYEGTVWHERRRPIRHSFRYSVRYALVDLDRAPHSPPGHLSVDEARESAGTNGPVLLLTIPPSVGYEQNPLSLYYCYERSSSGQDLQKCIAEVTNTPWGERVTFVFDPNSDLVAKPLHVSPFMDMLGNWSIKANAPGNSLFVVISVRHPELGDYFTATLKIKKVPSSSVVHHAMFFWLMPHKVALWIYWHAFKLWWKNVSFIQHPRYSNTAYREEASIRDRELNCSQAVNNLQDDGNYCTYMSSKNGAGRSFAWRDAKWPWS
- the LOC116192273 gene encoding uncharacterized protein LOC116192273 isoform X2, whose translation is MELLYLLCSIVSTFFTSLALSLLLPLHALLRRWSSSTAASDTTESIALYEGTVWHERRRPIRHSFRYSVRYALVDLDRAPHSPPGHLSVDEARESAGTNGPVVGYEQNPLSLYYCYERSSSGQDLQKCIAEVTNTPWGERVTFVFDPNSDLVAKPLHVSPFMDMLGNWSIKANAPGNSLFVVISVRHPELGDYFTATLKIKKVPSSSVVHHAMFFWLMPHKVALWIYWHAFKLWWKNVSFIQHPRYSNTAYREEASIRDRELNCSQAVNNLQDDGNYCTYMSSKNGAGRSFAWRDAKWPWS